The Budorcas taxicolor isolate Tak-1 chromosome 2, Takin1.1, whole genome shotgun sequence genome window below encodes:
- the LOC128063225 gene encoding 39S ribosomal protein L13, mitochondrial-like, whose product MASLSRVLQQWATFAGVWYLLDGKMQPPGKLAALASVRLQGLHKPVYHQLSDCGDHVVIMNTRHIAFSGNKWEQKVYSSHTGYLGRFKQVTAAQLHRKDPVAIVKLAIYGMLPKNLPRRTLMQRLHLFLDEDIPEDILKNLMEELPQPQKVPRRLDEYTQQEIEAFLRVWPPPEDYWL is encoded by the coding sequence ATGGCAAGTCTGTCCAGGGTGCTGCAGCAATGGGCCACTTTTGCTGGAGTTTGGTATCTCCTAGATGGGAAGATGCAGCCCCCTGGCAAGCTTGCTGCCCTGGCATCAGTTAGACTTCAAGGATTGCATAAGCCTGTGTACCATCAACTGAGTGACTGTGGGGATCATGTTGTCATCATGAACACAAGGCACATTGCCTTTTCTGGAAATAAGTGGGAGCAAAAAGTGTACTCCTCACATACTGGCTACCTAGGTAGATTTAAGCAAGTAACAGCTGCTCAGCTTCACCGGAAGGATCCAGTAGCAATTGTAAAACTAGCTATTTATGGCATGCTGCCAAAAAACCTTCCCAGAAGAACTCTGATGCAGAGGTTGCACCTTTTCCTAGATGAAGATATACCAGAAGATATTCTTAAGAATTTAATGGAAGAGCTTCCTCAACCACAAAAAGTGCCCAGACGTCTAGATGAGTACACACAACAAGAAATAGAGGCTTTTCTAAGAGTTTGGCCTCCACCTGAGGATTACTGGCTGTAG
- the ASL gene encoding argininosuccinate lyase, whose amino-acid sequence MASESGKLWGGRFVGAVDPIMEKFNSSITYDRHLWEVDVQGSKAYSRGLEKAGLLTKAEMDQILHGLDKVAEEWAQGTFKLHPNDEDIHTANERRLKELIGETAGKLHTGRSRNDQVVTDLRLWMRQNCSTLSALLCELIRTMVDRAEAERDVLFPGYTHLQRAQPIRWSHWILSHAVALTRDSERLLEVQKRINVLPLGSGAIAGNPLGVDRELLRTELDFGAITVNSMDATSERDFVAEFLFWASLCMTHLSRMAEDLILYGTKEFSFVQLSDAYSTGSSLMPQKKNPDSLELIRSKAGRVFGRCAGLLMTLKGLPSTYNKDLQEDKEAVFEVSDTMSAVLQVATGVISTLQIHRENMGRALSPDMLATDLAYYLVRKGMPFRQAHEASGKAVFMAETKGVALSQLSLQELQTISPLFSGDVSHVWDYGHSVEQYQALGGTARSSVDWQIGQLRALLRAQQAESPPHASPK is encoded by the exons ATGGCATCGGAG AGCGGGAAGCTATGGGGTGGCCGGTTTGTCGGCGCAGTGGACCCCATCATGGAAAAGTTCAACTCGTCCATCACGTACGACCGGCACCTCTGGGAGGTGGACGTGCAGGGCAGCAAAGCCTACAGCCGGGGCCTGGAGAAGGCAGGGCTCCTCACCAAAGCCGAGATGGACCAGATACTCCATGGCCTGGACAAG GTAGCTGAGGAGTGGGCTCAGGGGACCTTCAAACTACACCCCAATGATGAGGACATCCATACGGCCAACGAGCGGCGTCTGAAG gagCTCATTGGTGAAACCGCGGGGAAGCTGCACACGGGACGAAGTCGGAACGACCAG GTGGTCACTGACCTCAGGCTGTGGATGCGGCAGAATTGCTCCACGCTGTCAGCCCTCCTCTGCGAACTCATCAGAACCATGGTGGATCGGGCAGAGGC GGAACGTGATGTCCTCTTCCCAGGGTACACACACCTACAAAGGGCTCAGCCAATCCGCTGGAGCCACTGGATCCTGAG CCATGCCGTGGCTCTGACCAGAGACTCTGAAAGGCTGCTGGAGGTGCAGAAGCGGATCAACGTCCTGCCCCTGGGGAG CGGGGCCATCGCAGGCAACCCCCTGGGTGTGGACCGGGAACTGCTCCGAACAG AACTGGACTTTGGGGCCATCACTGTCAACAGCATGGATGCCACCAGTGAGCGAGACTTTGTGG CCGAGTTCCTGTTCTGGGCTTCACTGTGCATGACCCACCTCAGCAGGATGGCTGAGGATCTCATCCTCTATGGCACCAAGGAGTTCAGCTTTGTGCAGCTCTCAGATGCCTACAG cactggaagCAGCCTGATGCCCCAGAAGAAAAACCCAGACAGCCTGGAGCTGATCCGGAGCAAGGCGGGGCGAGTTTTTGGACGG TGTGCTGGGCTCTTGATGACACTCAAGGGACTTCCGAGCACCTACAACAAGGACTTACAG GAGGACAAGGAAGCCGTGTTTGAAGTGTCCGACACCATGAGCGCCGTCCTCCAAGTGGCCACTGGTGTCATCTCTACCCTGCAG ATTCACCGTGAGAACATGGGACGGGCTCTGAGTCCTGACATGCTGGCCACTGACCTCGCCTACTACCTGGTCCGAAAAGGG ATGCCATTCCGCCAGGCCCACGAGGCCTCCGGGAAAGCCGTGTTCATGGCCGAGACCAAGGGGGTCGCCCTCAGTCAGCTGTCACTGCAGGAGCTGCAGACCATCAG CCCCCTGTTCTCGGGCGACGTGAGCCACGTGTGGGACTACGGACACAGCGTGGAGCAGTACCAGGCCCTGGGCGGCACCGCGCGCTCCAGCGTCGACTGGCAGATCGGCCAGCTGCGAGCTCTCCTCCGGGCACAGCAGGCCGAGAGCCCTCCCCACGCCTCCCCCAAATAA